From Brienomyrus brachyistius isolate T26 chromosome 18, BBRACH_0.4, whole genome shotgun sequence, one genomic window encodes:
- the LOC125713464 gene encoding natural resistance-associated macrophage protein 2-like isoform X1, with protein sequence MLRIRCKLFSCVSCGWKAGEPVIFARGEGSYPVTIDVLPLPQSIMGTDEQPDLPEGEGLKDSGEIQTINCHYSYSTPQDDSEAHSTYLDEKVPIPEHSGEGFSFRKLWAFSGPGFLMSIAYLDPGNIESDLQSGSKAGFKLLWVLLCATIVGLLLQRLAARLGIVTGMHLAEICNRHYPTVPRIILWLMVELAIIGSDMQEVIGCAIAFNLLSVNRIPLWGGVLITIADTFLFLFLDKYGLRKLEAFFGFLITVMAITFGYEYVVVSPDQGQLLKGMFVPYCQGCGPVQLEQAVGIVGAVIMPHNIYLHSALVKSREVDRANAKKVKEANKYFFIESSIALFISFLINVFVVAVFAAGFYGHTNSQVHAVCNQSGSPHTDLFPQDNNTLQVDIYKGGVMLGCFFGPAALYIWAVGILAAGQSSTMTGTYSGQFVMEGFLNLRWSRFARVLLTRSVAIIPTLLVAVFQDVQHLTGMNDFLNVLQSMQLPFALIPILTFTSLSSLMNDFANGLVCKIAGGVIILVVCGINMYFVVVYVTSLHSVWLYLLAGLLSLAYLSFVAYLVWQCLIALGVPCLDVRGRVRTGHSMFTEDQQDTDS encoded by the exons ATGCTTCGCATCCGCTGTAAGCTGTTTTCATGCGTTTCCTGCGGCTGGAAGGCAGGCGAACCTGTGATCTTTGCTCGGG GCGAGGGGTCTTACCCTGTGACGATAGACGTCCTCCCGCTGCcccaaagcatcatgggaacagACGAGCAGCCGGACCTTCCCGAAG GCGAAGGACTTAAAGACAGTGGAGAGATCCAGACTATAAACTGCCATTATAGCTATTCTACCCCCCAGGATGACAGTGAGGCTCACAGCACCTACCTTGATGAGAAAGTCCCCATTCCGGAACATTCCGGCGAG GGTTTCAGTTTCCGGAAACTCTGGGCCTTCTCGGGACCCGGGTTCCTCATGAGCATCGCATACCTGGACCCCGGGAACATCGAGTCGGACCTGCAATCTGGGTCCAAAGCGGGCTTTAAG CTGCTCTGGGTCCTGCTATGTGCCACAATCGTGGGCCTCCTGCTGCAGAGACTCGCGGCACGTCTGGGCATCGTCACCGGCATGCATCTAGCGGAGATCTGCAACCGCCACTACCCCACT gtGCCCCGCATCATCTTGTGGCTGATGGTGGAGTTGGCCATCATCGGTTCAGACATGCAGGAGGTTATAGGCTGTGCCATCGCCTTCAACCTGCTCTCCGTCAACAG GATCCCGCTTTGGGGAGGCGTTCTCATCACCATTGCCGacacctttctctttctcttcctGGATAAGTATG GTTTAAGGAAGCTTGAAGCTTTCTTTGGGTTCCTCATCACCGTCATGGCCATCACCTTTGGATATGAG TACGTGGTGGTGAGTCCGGACCAGGGTCAGCTCTTGAAGGGCATGTTTGTACCCTACTGCCAGGGCTGCGGACCTGTTCAGCTGGAGCAGGCTGTGGGCATTGTGGGTGCTGTCATCATGCCCCACAATATCTACTTGCACTCTGCGCTGGTCAAG TCTCGTGAGGTTGACCGCGCCAATGCCAAGAAGGTGAAGGAAGCCAACAAGTACTTCTTCATTGAGTCCTCCATTGCTCTCTTCATATCCTTCCTCATCAACGTCTTCGTGGTGGCTGTCTTTGCAGCTGGTTTCTATGGACACACAAATTCCCAAGTG CATGCAGTGTGTAATCAGTCTGGCAGTCCACACACAGACCTCTTCCCCCAGGACAACAACACGCTGCAGGTGGATATCTACAAAGGG GGGGTCATGTTGGGCTGCTTCTTTGGACCTGCGGCGCTCTACATCTGGGCCGTGGGCATCCTGGCAGCGGGGCAGAGCTCCACCATGACGGGCACGTACTCAGGGCAGTTTGTCATGGAG GGCTTCCTGAACCTGCGCTGGTCCCGCTTTGCGCGGGTGCTGCTGACGCGCTCAGTGGCCATCATCCCCACGCTGCTGGTGGCCGTCTTCCAGGATGTGCAGCACCTCACGGGCATGAACGACTTCCTCAACGTGCTGCAGAGCATGCAG CTGCCCTTTGCCCTGATCCCCATCCTTACTTTCACCAGCTTATCCTCTCTGATGAATGACTTCGCTAATGGACT GGTGTGTAAGATTGCCGGTGGCGTCATCATCCTAGTGGTCTGCGGGATCAACATGTATTTTGTGGTAGTCTACGTCACCAGTCTGCACAGCGTGTGGCTCTACCTTCTCGCTGGCCTGTTGTCTCTGGCCTACCTCTCCTTCGTGGCCTACTTG GTCTGGCAGTGCCTGATTGCCCTGGGGGTGCCCTGTCTGGATGTCCGGGGCAGAGTAAGGACAGGCCACTCCATGTTCACAGAGGACCAGCAGGACACTGACagctga
- the LOC125713464 gene encoding natural resistance-associated macrophage protein 2-like isoform X3, with protein sequence MGTDEQPDLPEGEGLKDSGEIQTINCHYSYSTPQDDSEAHSTYLDEKVPIPEHSGEGFSFRKLWAFSGPGFLMSIAYLDPGNIESDLQSGSKAGFKLLWVLLCATIVGLLLQRLAARLGIVTGMHLAEICNRHYPTVPRIILWLMVELAIIGSDMQEVIGCAIAFNLLSVNRIPLWGGVLITIADTFLFLFLDKYGLRKLEAFFGFLITVMAITFGYEYVVVSPDQGQLLKGMFVPYCQGCGPVQLEQAVGIVGAVIMPHNIYLHSALVKSREVDRANAKKVKEANKYFFIESSIALFISFLINVFVVAVFAAGFYGHTNSQVHAVCNQSGSPHTDLFPQDNNTLQVDIYKGGVMLGCFFGPAALYIWAVGILAAGQSSTMTGTYSGQFVMEGFLNLRWSRFARVLLTRSVAIIPTLLVAVFQDVQHLTGMNDFLNVLQSMQLPFALIPILTFTSLSSLMNDFANGLVCKIAGGVIILVVCGINMYFVVVYVTSLHSVWLYLLAGLLSLAYLSFVAYLVWQCLIALGVPCLDVRGRVRTGHSMFTEDQQDTDS encoded by the exons atgggaacagACGAGCAGCCGGACCTTCCCGAAG GCGAAGGACTTAAAGACAGTGGAGAGATCCAGACTATAAACTGCCATTATAGCTATTCTACCCCCCAGGATGACAGTGAGGCTCACAGCACCTACCTTGATGAGAAAGTCCCCATTCCGGAACATTCCGGCGAG GGTTTCAGTTTCCGGAAACTCTGGGCCTTCTCGGGACCCGGGTTCCTCATGAGCATCGCATACCTGGACCCCGGGAACATCGAGTCGGACCTGCAATCTGGGTCCAAAGCGGGCTTTAAG CTGCTCTGGGTCCTGCTATGTGCCACAATCGTGGGCCTCCTGCTGCAGAGACTCGCGGCACGTCTGGGCATCGTCACCGGCATGCATCTAGCGGAGATCTGCAACCGCCACTACCCCACT gtGCCCCGCATCATCTTGTGGCTGATGGTGGAGTTGGCCATCATCGGTTCAGACATGCAGGAGGTTATAGGCTGTGCCATCGCCTTCAACCTGCTCTCCGTCAACAG GATCCCGCTTTGGGGAGGCGTTCTCATCACCATTGCCGacacctttctctttctcttcctGGATAAGTATG GTTTAAGGAAGCTTGAAGCTTTCTTTGGGTTCCTCATCACCGTCATGGCCATCACCTTTGGATATGAG TACGTGGTGGTGAGTCCGGACCAGGGTCAGCTCTTGAAGGGCATGTTTGTACCCTACTGCCAGGGCTGCGGACCTGTTCAGCTGGAGCAGGCTGTGGGCATTGTGGGTGCTGTCATCATGCCCCACAATATCTACTTGCACTCTGCGCTGGTCAAG TCTCGTGAGGTTGACCGCGCCAATGCCAAGAAGGTGAAGGAAGCCAACAAGTACTTCTTCATTGAGTCCTCCATTGCTCTCTTCATATCCTTCCTCATCAACGTCTTCGTGGTGGCTGTCTTTGCAGCTGGTTTCTATGGACACACAAATTCCCAAGTG CATGCAGTGTGTAATCAGTCTGGCAGTCCACACACAGACCTCTTCCCCCAGGACAACAACACGCTGCAGGTGGATATCTACAAAGGG GGGGTCATGTTGGGCTGCTTCTTTGGACCTGCGGCGCTCTACATCTGGGCCGTGGGCATCCTGGCAGCGGGGCAGAGCTCCACCATGACGGGCACGTACTCAGGGCAGTTTGTCATGGAG GGCTTCCTGAACCTGCGCTGGTCCCGCTTTGCGCGGGTGCTGCTGACGCGCTCAGTGGCCATCATCCCCACGCTGCTGGTGGCCGTCTTCCAGGATGTGCAGCACCTCACGGGCATGAACGACTTCCTCAACGTGCTGCAGAGCATGCAG CTGCCCTTTGCCCTGATCCCCATCCTTACTTTCACCAGCTTATCCTCTCTGATGAATGACTTCGCTAATGGACT GGTGTGTAAGATTGCCGGTGGCGTCATCATCCTAGTGGTCTGCGGGATCAACATGTATTTTGTGGTAGTCTACGTCACCAGTCTGCACAGCGTGTGGCTCTACCTTCTCGCTGGCCTGTTGTCTCTGGCCTACCTCTCCTTCGTGGCCTACTTG GTCTGGCAGTGCCTGATTGCCCTGGGGGTGCCCTGTCTGGATGTCCGGGGCAGAGTAAGGACAGGCCACTCCATGTTCACAGAGGACCAGCAGGACACTGACagctga
- the LOC125713464 gene encoding natural resistance-associated macrophage protein 2-like isoform X2, which yields MKRLRAKIFSVYGSGEGSYPVTIDVLPLPQSIMGTDEQPDLPEGEGLKDSGEIQTINCHYSYSTPQDDSEAHSTYLDEKVPIPEHSGEGFSFRKLWAFSGPGFLMSIAYLDPGNIESDLQSGSKAGFKLLWVLLCATIVGLLLQRLAARLGIVTGMHLAEICNRHYPTVPRIILWLMVELAIIGSDMQEVIGCAIAFNLLSVNRIPLWGGVLITIADTFLFLFLDKYGLRKLEAFFGFLITVMAITFGYEYVVVSPDQGQLLKGMFVPYCQGCGPVQLEQAVGIVGAVIMPHNIYLHSALVKSREVDRANAKKVKEANKYFFIESSIALFISFLINVFVVAVFAAGFYGHTNSQVHAVCNQSGSPHTDLFPQDNNTLQVDIYKGGVMLGCFFGPAALYIWAVGILAAGQSSTMTGTYSGQFVMEGFLNLRWSRFARVLLTRSVAIIPTLLVAVFQDVQHLTGMNDFLNVLQSMQLPFALIPILTFTSLSSLMNDFANGLVCKIAGGVIILVVCGINMYFVVVYVTSLHSVWLYLLAGLLSLAYLSFVAYLVWQCLIALGVPCLDVRGRVRTGHSMFTEDQQDTDS from the exons ATGAAGCGACTCAGGGCGAAGATCTTTTCCGTCTACGGCTCCG GCGAGGGGTCTTACCCTGTGACGATAGACGTCCTCCCGCTGCcccaaagcatcatgggaacagACGAGCAGCCGGACCTTCCCGAAG GCGAAGGACTTAAAGACAGTGGAGAGATCCAGACTATAAACTGCCATTATAGCTATTCTACCCCCCAGGATGACAGTGAGGCTCACAGCACCTACCTTGATGAGAAAGTCCCCATTCCGGAACATTCCGGCGAG GGTTTCAGTTTCCGGAAACTCTGGGCCTTCTCGGGACCCGGGTTCCTCATGAGCATCGCATACCTGGACCCCGGGAACATCGAGTCGGACCTGCAATCTGGGTCCAAAGCGGGCTTTAAG CTGCTCTGGGTCCTGCTATGTGCCACAATCGTGGGCCTCCTGCTGCAGAGACTCGCGGCACGTCTGGGCATCGTCACCGGCATGCATCTAGCGGAGATCTGCAACCGCCACTACCCCACT gtGCCCCGCATCATCTTGTGGCTGATGGTGGAGTTGGCCATCATCGGTTCAGACATGCAGGAGGTTATAGGCTGTGCCATCGCCTTCAACCTGCTCTCCGTCAACAG GATCCCGCTTTGGGGAGGCGTTCTCATCACCATTGCCGacacctttctctttctcttcctGGATAAGTATG GTTTAAGGAAGCTTGAAGCTTTCTTTGGGTTCCTCATCACCGTCATGGCCATCACCTTTGGATATGAG TACGTGGTGGTGAGTCCGGACCAGGGTCAGCTCTTGAAGGGCATGTTTGTACCCTACTGCCAGGGCTGCGGACCTGTTCAGCTGGAGCAGGCTGTGGGCATTGTGGGTGCTGTCATCATGCCCCACAATATCTACTTGCACTCTGCGCTGGTCAAG TCTCGTGAGGTTGACCGCGCCAATGCCAAGAAGGTGAAGGAAGCCAACAAGTACTTCTTCATTGAGTCCTCCATTGCTCTCTTCATATCCTTCCTCATCAACGTCTTCGTGGTGGCTGTCTTTGCAGCTGGTTTCTATGGACACACAAATTCCCAAGTG CATGCAGTGTGTAATCAGTCTGGCAGTCCACACACAGACCTCTTCCCCCAGGACAACAACACGCTGCAGGTGGATATCTACAAAGGG GGGGTCATGTTGGGCTGCTTCTTTGGACCTGCGGCGCTCTACATCTGGGCCGTGGGCATCCTGGCAGCGGGGCAGAGCTCCACCATGACGGGCACGTACTCAGGGCAGTTTGTCATGGAG GGCTTCCTGAACCTGCGCTGGTCCCGCTTTGCGCGGGTGCTGCTGACGCGCTCAGTGGCCATCATCCCCACGCTGCTGGTGGCCGTCTTCCAGGATGTGCAGCACCTCACGGGCATGAACGACTTCCTCAACGTGCTGCAGAGCATGCAG CTGCCCTTTGCCCTGATCCCCATCCTTACTTTCACCAGCTTATCCTCTCTGATGAATGACTTCGCTAATGGACT GGTGTGTAAGATTGCCGGTGGCGTCATCATCCTAGTGGTCTGCGGGATCAACATGTATTTTGTGGTAGTCTACGTCACCAGTCTGCACAGCGTGTGGCTCTACCTTCTCGCTGGCCTGTTGTCTCTGGCCTACCTCTCCTTCGTGGCCTACTTG GTCTGGCAGTGCCTGATTGCCCTGGGGGTGCCCTGTCTGGATGTCCGGGGCAGAGTAAGGACAGGCCACTCCATGTTCACAGAGGACCAGCAGGACACTGACagctga